In Sparus aurata chromosome 3, fSpaAur1.1, whole genome shotgun sequence, the following are encoded in one genomic region:
- the fabp4a gene encoding fatty acid binding protein 4a, which yields MVEKFVGTWKMISSENFDDYMKAIGVGFATRQVGNRTKPNLVVTVDDQGMVCMKTQSTFKTTEIKFKLNEPFEETTADDRKTRTVVTLENGKLVQKQSWDGKETNIEREVSDGKLIAKCIMGEVVAVRMYVKEA from the exons ATGGTTGAGAAGTTTGTCGGGACGTGGAAGATGATTTCCAGCGAGAACTTTGACGACTACATGAAGGCAATTG GTGTGGGCTTTGCGACCCGGCAGGTGGGCAACCGGACCAAACCCAACCTGGTGGTGACCGTGGACGACCAGGGGATGGTGTGCATGAAGACCCAGAGCACCTTCAAAACGACCGAAATCAAGTTCAAGCTCAACGAGCCATTTGAGGAGACCACCGCTGACGACAGGAAGACAAGG ACCGTGGTGACTCTGGAGAACGGCAAACTTGTGCAGAAACAGAGCTGGGAcggcaaagaaacaaatatcgAGAGGGAGGTCTCTGATGGGAAGTTGATAGCG AAATGCATAATGGGAGAAGTGGTTGCAGTGAGGATGTACGTGAAGGAGGCATGA
- the mrpl53 gene encoding large ribosomal subunit protein mL53: MAASSKATVVLKAVKKIAIQFSPFESNVRSTREFLAMVGSEKARSTNMNCEVVTTVKHDKSEPVVDITYLDGDRLVMKGAKLTSTEMLSAFQSQCTSKDPQAKTAAKK; this comes from the exons ATGGCGGCTTCCAGTAAAGCGACCGTGGTTTTGAAGGCTGTGAAGAAAATAGCGATTCAGTTTTCTCCGTTTGAGTCTAATGTCCGGTCCACGCG GGAGTTCCTGGCCATGGTGGGCTCAGAGAAGGCCAGATCGACCAACATGAACTGTGAAGTGGTAACCACAGTGAAACACGACAAGTCTGAACCTGTAGTGGATATAACTTACT TGGATGGAGATAGGCTGGTGATGAAGGGGGCAAAACTGACCAGCACGGAGATGCTGAGTGCGTTTCAGTCCCAGTGCACATCCAAGGATCCACAGGCAAAAACTGCCGCAAAGAAATGA